The genomic interval ATTGAGTCTATAATAAAGGTCTTCCCTGAACTTGCCCGCCTTGACCAGCGCATCAAGATCCCTGTGTGTAGCCGCGAGTATTCTCACGTCGACGTGGATGGTCTTTGAGCCTCCCACTCGCTCGAAAGACTTCTCCTGAAGCACCCGAAGGAGCTTGACCTGAAGCTTCAGGCTCATGTCTCCTATCTCATCCAGAAAAATAGTTCCGCCATCCGCCAGCTCGAATCTGCCGAATCTCGTCTTTATCGCACCGGTAAAGGCCCCCCTTTCGTGACCGAAAAGCTCGCTCTCCAGGAGTTCTTCAGGGATGGCACCGCAGTTAACCACGACGAGCGGCCTTGTCCTTCGAGAGGAATTATAATGTATGGCCCTTGCCACGAGCTCCTTGCCCACGCCGCTCTCGCCGGTGATGAGCACGGTGGCGTTTGTGTCGGCGACCTTCTCCACCATCTCAAACACTTTCTGCATCTGGAAACTGACACCCACGATATTCTCAAACTTGTACTTGTCCCGCATCTGGCTCCGCAGAATTGTATTCTCGCGGACCGCATTCGTTTCTGCGAACCTGCGCAATACGTTTCCCCTGGCTACCAGTTTCTTGGGGATGTTCTCGCTATTGAGAAGCTGGTAATAGTACATGGCCGACTCGACGGTTGAAAGCAGTTCCTCAAACTTGAAAGGTTTCAGGACATAAGCGAAGGCGCCATGGTTCATGGCACTTATAGCTGTTTCGAGGCTACCATAACCAGTGAGCACTATCCCCAGCGTGTTCAGATACTCCTGCTGAATAAACTTTATGAGCTGGATACCATCTATCTTGGGCATCTTCAGGTCGGTGATCATGACCTGGTTTTCGTTCTTTTTGAGGGCGAGGAGCGCGGCCTCGCTTGAGCGATGTGCGTCAACCTTGTAGCCTTTGCTCGTCAAATACTCTTTGAGAACGTTAAGCACGTGCTCTTCATCATCGACGACCAGTATATTGCCTTTTTCCATTGCTTCCCCTCGTCCTGTCATATGTATACAAAGGCCTGCGTCAGTGGTTTGGCCTTTCTTTTCCAGCACCGACCCAACGTTATATTACACCTTTCGCGACCTTTGTCCAACAAAAACTTTCTCTTACGTCATCGACTCTTCTTTCACATAGACAGTGGTACACAGGCATCAAGAAGAAGATTCTCTCTTCGGATTGATGGGTCAAATGACGTCAGTATGAACGGAGAGTTACTGCGGATTTCTCGAAGCTACTTTATTGATAGCGTCCTTCAATCTCTCGGGCGTGAACGGCTTGGTTATGTAATTGTCCACGCCCGCCTTTATGGCCTCCATAACTGCCTTCTTCTGCGCCTCGGCAGTTACCATGATAAACGGGATATTGCTGAGTTGGGGATCGTCTTTACACACCCGCAGCAATTCTATGCCATTCATCTCAGGCATCAGTAGATCACACAGGATCAGGTCCACTTCTTCTTTTTTCAGGACCTCCAGTGCCTCTTTGCCATTCCCTGCTTCCAGTGTATCCCTCATCTCCAGCTGCCGCAAAACATTCTTTAATATTCTTCGCATAGTAGGGAAATCATCAACAACGAGGACTCTCATTTTGACCCCCAGTTCAAACGCGTATCCCCTTGATAGGTTATCGGAATGGCACAAACAAACTTAACAAAGACCCCTCCTTAAGTCGGATCAAAACTGCGCGACAACTGATTGAGGAAGGAAAGTTCCGCCCCGGAATGGCTACGCAAGGGACAGCACAGCCTGCGGAGCCACAAAGGTGCAGATGGGAAGACAGTGGAGTCATGAATATGAATGCCGTTGACACGGACAAGCCCTCGCTCTTCGCCGCACGTCTGACAGGAGACGACATGTTCGGCGTGGCCGCGCACCATGCTGAGGTAAAGATGTTTCGCAGGCTCGCCGTAGCAGGTGGCACAAAACTCACGGATTCAACGAGGCCACATGAAGCATGACCTAGCTGAAGGAGGAGACCGGACATGGGACGCAGATTTAGCCTTTCAAAGAAAATAATTTCACTCGGTGTGGTGGTTACTCTCTGTTTCACCCTATGCCTTGTCTGGGTTTATGCCAAGTACCGGGCATCGATGTACGATGCCAAGGTCAGGGAAGTTAAGCAGCTGACCGACGTAGCCTACGCCCTGGT from Syntrophorhabdales bacterium carries:
- a CDS encoding sigma-54 dependent transcriptional regulator, coding for MEKGNILVVDDEEHVLNVLKEYLTSKGYKVDAHRSSEAALLALKKNENQVMITDLKMPKIDGIQLIKFIQQEYLNTLGIVLTGYGSLETAISAMNHGAFAYVLKPFKFEELLSTVESAMYYYQLLNSENIPKKLVARGNVLRRFAETNAVRENTILRSQMRDKYKFENIVGVSFQMQKVFEMVEKVADTNATVLITGESGVGKELVARAIHYNSSRRTRPLVVVNCGAIPEELLESELFGHERGAFTGAIKTRFGRFELADGGTIFLDEIGDMSLKLQVKLLRVLQEKSFERVGGSKTIHVDVRILAATHRDLDALVKAGKFREDLYYRLNVVPIPIPPLRERRQDIPLLLNYFLDRWNKINNTKLEGLTEQSLDVLTSYDYPGNVRELQNIVERLVVIKKKGFVSIEDLPEKLYAGKPDEVELDVLRGYDTLVSDFEKALILKALNQTNGVKSQAARVLQMNRTTLIEKMKRLGLE
- a CDS encoding response regulator; amino-acid sequence: MRVLVVDDFPTMRRILKNVLRQLEMRDTLEAGNGKEALEVLKKEEVDLILCDLLMPEMNGIELLRVCKDDPQLSNIPFIMVTAEAQKKAVMEAIKAGVDNYITKPFTPERLKDAINKVASRNPQ